A single Triticum dicoccoides isolate Atlit2015 ecotype Zavitan chromosome 2A, WEW_v2.0, whole genome shotgun sequence DNA region contains:
- the LOC119354877 gene encoding probable protein phosphatase 2C 38 produces the protein MVAVAAGRRPVLSRRRSGCGAGQQQLQHPQAQQQRMLAVAVAARVAAAKPAATEAALYGGGGGDGCCVDFLVCLLRGLGVTPASAGPAQFKWAARPLRRKRNGGSSPSGASAEERRPGLIRDAPGRIAGNGACASASLYTMQGKKGVNQDAMVVVENFGSKDGTIFCGVFDGHGPQGHLVSKMVRDLLPVKLSANIARDEYKELSNNTVTNGTTEGDAVQTVVEDTDATLGALENGGYPEIFTALRTSFLRAFYVMDRDLKSHKNIDCLFSGTTAVTLIKQGQDLIIGNLGDSRAILATKDEDNHLFALQLTVDLKPSIPSEAARIRERKGRVFSLPNEPDVTRVWLPKYNSPGLAMARAFGDFCLKSYGVISVPDVSYHHITEKDEFVVLATDGVWDVLSNDDVVKIVSESTSEASAARLLVQTAHRTWRTRFPTAKVDDCAAVCLFLKTDLTNKSSDSGTKDFATNVELDGGKHFSTVKSSTVVPTDLATAFVTGNEWPVLSGDPMPATPTNLLTPTSAANQSMKG, from the exons ATGGTGGCGGTCGCGGCTGGGAGGCGGCCCGTGCTCAGCCGCCGGAGGTCCGGCTGCGGTGCCGGCCAGCAGCAGCTGCAGCACCCGCAGGCGCAGCAACAGCGGATGCTggcggtcgccgtcgccgcgcgcgtcGCCGCCGCGAAGCCCGCGGCCACGGAGGCCGCTTtgtatggcggcggcggcggcgacgggtgcTGCGTCGATTTTCTCGTTTGCCTGCTCCGGGGGCTCGGCGTGACCCCCGCAAGCGCGGGGCCTGCGCAGTTCAAGTGGGCCGCTCGACCGCTGCGGCGGAAGCGGAACGGGGGTTCCTCGCCAAGCGGCGCCTCCGCCGAGGAAAGGCGTCCCGGGCTTATTAGGGACGCGCCCGGACGCATCGCCGGCAACGGCGCCTGCGCTAGCGCCTCACTTTACACGATGCAGGGCAAGAAGGGGGTCAACCAGGACGCCATGGTTGTCGTGGAG AATTTTGGTTCAAAAGATGGTACCATCTTTTGTGGTGTTTTTGATGGCCATGGACCACAAGGTCATTTGGTTTCCAAGATGGTCAGAGATCTTCTCCCTGTGAAGTTGAGTGCAAATATAGCCAGGGATGAATACAAAGAGTTGTCAAATAACACTGTCACAAATGGGACAACTGAAGGAGATGCTGTGCAAACTGTGGTTGAAGATACCGATGCTACCCTTGGAGCTTTAGAGAATGGAGGGTACCCAGAAATCTTCACAGCATTGAGAACTTCATTCTTGAGGGCATTTTATGTAATGGACAGGGATTTGAAGTCACATAAAAATATTGATTGTCTGTTCAGTGGAACCACAGCAGTCACATTGATCAAGCAG GGGCAGGATCTTATAATCGGCAACTTGGGGGACTCTAGAGCTATATTGGCCACTAAAGATGAGGATAATCACCTTTTTGCTCTTCAACTGACAGTCGATCTCAAACCAAGCATCCCAA GTGAAGCAGCACGGATCAGGGAACGGAAGGGCAGAGTATTTTCTCTCCCAAACGAGCCAGATGTTACTCGTGTTTGGCTTCCGAAGTACAACTCCCCAGGGTTGGCCATGGCAAGAGCGTTTGGAGACTTTTGTCTAAAGAGTTATGGTGTAATTTCTGTTCCTGATGTTTCGTATCATCACATCACAGAAAAGGATGAGTTCGTTGTGTTGGCGACTGATGGG GTGTGGGATGTACTTTCAAACGATGACGTCGTTAAGATTGTCAGTGAATCCACTTCAGAGGCCTCAGCAGCAAGGCTTCTTGTCCAAACGGCTCACCGTACGTGGAGAACACGGTTTCCCACAGCAAAAGTTGATGACTGCGCCGCTGTCTGTCTATTCTTGAAAACAGATTTGACAAATAAATCGTCCGATTCAGGAACCAAAGATTTCGCAACTAATGTGGAACTGGACGGTGGTAAGCATTTCTCGACTGTCAAATCAAGCACTGTGGTTCCTACAGATCTTGCTACCGCATTCGTAACAGGTAATGAGTGGCCTGTCCTTAGCGGCGACCCAATGCCTGCCACTCCGACAAATTTGCTGACGCCTACTTCAGCTGCAAACCAAAGCATGAAAGGTTGA